A DNA window from Gillisia sp. Hel1_33_143 contains the following coding sequences:
- a CDS encoding response regulator, giving the protein MGQKIELACIIDDDKIYVNLVKKIIEIKKLSENLLIFKNGLEALDYFKVILTNMTEDKLPDIMFLDLNMPVMDGWEFLSEFIKIKNNFDKKITLYVVSSSIDPRDLERAKSFNMVTDYLIKPIELKKFERIFDKEVA; this is encoded by the coding sequence ATGGGGCAAAAAATAGAGCTAGCGTGTATTATTGATGATGATAAAATATACGTGAACTTAGTTAAGAAGATCATCGAAATTAAAAAACTTTCTGAAAATCTACTGATTTTTAAGAATGGTTTAGAGGCTTTAGATTACTTTAAGGTGATATTAACCAATATGACAGAAGACAAACTTCCAGATATTATGTTCTTAGATCTGAACATGCCGGTAATGGATGGCTGGGAATTTTTAAGTGAATTCATAAAGATCAAAAACAACTTTGACAAAAAGATAACGCTATACGTGGTATCTTCTTCTATAGACCCAAGAGATCTAGAGCGTGCAAAATCTTTTAATATGGTTACAGACTATCTTATTAAGCCTATTGAGCTAAAGAAATTTGAACGTATCTTCGATAAAGAAGTAGCATAA
- a CDS encoding TraR/DksA family transcriptional regulator codes for MSTEIKERYSDADLAEFKELIQAKIQKAQEQLGLYTSSYVNNGNNGTDDTSPTFKAFEEGSETLSKEANSQLAIRQEKFIRDLRNALVRIESKTYGICRVTGKLIAKERLKLVPHATLSIEAKNLQR; via the coding sequence ATGTCCACAGAAATTAAAGAGCGTTACAGCGATGCAGATCTGGCTGAATTCAAAGAACTAATTCAGGCTAAGATCCAAAAAGCGCAAGAACAATTAGGACTTTATACGAGTTCTTATGTTAACAATGGTAATAACGGTACAGATGATACTTCTCCAACCTTCAAAGCTTTTGAAGAAGGCAGCGAGACCTTGAGTAAAGAAGCAAACTCTCAGCTTGCCATTCGCCAAGAAAAGTTCATTCGAGACCTTAGAAATGCCTTGGTTAGAATTGAAAGTAAAACTTATGGTATTTGTAGAGTTACTGGAAAACTAATTGCGAAAGAGCGATTAAAATTAGTTCCTCATGCTACATTAAGCATAGAAGCAAAGAATTTACAACGTTAA
- a CDS encoding lipoprotein signal peptidase: MSLKKASLIIIVILLIDQISKIYVKTHFVLGEEEGVLSWFKILFVENEGMAWGAKIPGEYGKLLLTLFRLGAIAGIGYWLWDSVRKNGSRMLILAIAFIFAGAFGNIIDSVFYGMVFTDSYGHVAEFLPNGGGYGTIFHGKVVDMLYFPLFDGTLPSWFPIWGGNHFAFFEPVFNIADSAISIGVIFLLFFNKKTFPKNEEASKN, encoded by the coding sequence ATGTCTTTAAAGAAAGCAAGTCTCATTATAATAGTGATCTTATTAATAGATCAGATCTCAAAAATATACGTAAAAACTCATTTCGTTTTAGGAGAAGAAGAGGGGGTGCTAAGTTGGTTCAAGATCTTGTTTGTAGAAAACGAAGGAATGGCGTGGGGTGCAAAAATTCCTGGGGAATATGGTAAGTTGTTACTCACACTTTTTAGATTAGGAGCTATTGCTGGTATTGGTTACTGGTTATGGGATTCTGTAAGAAAAAATGGCTCTAGAATGCTAATTCTGGCAATTGCCTTTATATTTGCGGGAGCATTTGGTAATATTATAGATTCTGTGTTCTACGGGATGGTATTCACAGATAGTTATGGGCACGTAGCAGAGTTTTTACCTAATGGTGGAGGCTATGGTACAATATTTCACGGAAAGGTGGTAGATATGCTTTATTTCCCATTATTTGATGGTACGTTACCTTCCTGGTTCCCTATTTGGGGAGGAAATCACTTCGCATTCTTCGAACCTGTTTTCAACATAGCAGATTCTGCTATTAGTATAGGAGTAATTTTCTTATTGTTCTTCAATAAAAAGACATTTCCTAAGAACGAAGAAGCTTCAAAAAATTAA